In Anaerolineae bacterium, one genomic interval encodes:
- a CDS encoding DUF4442 domain-containing protein — MNRLLQRWIRHPRVLCWMLNLYPPYRGAGVRVRQIAPDFRRIEVEMPLRWFNRNYVGTHFGGNLYSMTDPFFMLMLIHILGPEYQVWDQAAEIVFRRPGRGTVQAVLTLDEAQIEDIRRHTANGEPYRPRFMVQVTDTQGEVVAEVMKVLYIKKVR; from the coding sequence ATGAACCGTCTGCTGCAGCGATGGATTCGCCACCCCCGCGTGCTGTGCTGGATGCTCAACCTCTATCCCCCCTATCGGGGCGCCGGCGTGCGGGTCCGCCAGATTGCCCCGGACTTCCGCCGCATCGAAGTAGAAATGCCCCTGCGCTGGTTCAACCGCAACTATGTGGGCACCCACTTCGGCGGCAACCTGTACAGCATGACCGACCCCTTCTTCATGCTGATGCTCATCCACATCTTGGGGCCCGAGTATCAGGTCTGGGACCAGGCGGCCGAAATCGTCTTTCGGCGGCCTGGTCGCGGCACCGTGCAGGCCGTGCTCACTTTGGACGAGGCGCAAATCGAGGACATCCGCCGTCATACCGCCAATGGCGAACCTTACCGGCCCCGCTTCATGGTACAGGTGACCGACACCCAGGGGGAGGTGGTCGCCGAAGTGATGAAAGTGCTCTACATCAAAAAAGTGCGCTGA
- the deoC gene encoding deoxyribose-phosphate aldolase, whose protein sequence is MLASLIQQVTQRVLAALEKQPAWDWRIEEDQVEAVRVRTVLTPQGGVLTAHRASSSSRSAPPAGPLTPERLAALIDHTLLKPEATPQQIAQLCAEAREHRFAAVCVNPVYVPLAADLLASSEIEVATVVGFPLGATPTAVKVFETLQAIQDGATEIDMVLPIGLLKAGRYDKVAQDINTVAQAAHAAGAIVKVILETALLTDEEKIAACLLSKHAGADFVKTSTGFGPGGATVEDIVLMRRVVDPHLGVKAAGGIRTFAQAKAMVEAGANRLGASAGVRLVAEAHKVLNE, encoded by the coding sequence ATGCTGGCATCTCTCATCCAACAAGTCACCCAACGCGTGCTGGCCGCGCTGGAAAAACAACCTGCATGGGATTGGAGGATCGAGGAAGACCAGGTCGAGGCGGTACGCGTTCGCACCGTCCTTACCCCCCAGGGAGGCGTACTAACCGCCCATCGCGCCTCCTCGTCCTCCCGCTCCGCCCCACCCGCAGGGCCGCTCACCCCCGAAAGGTTGGCCGCCCTCATCGACCATACGCTGCTCAAACCCGAGGCCACCCCGCAGCAAATCGCCCAACTGTGCGCCGAGGCCCGCGAACATCGCTTTGCCGCCGTATGCGTCAACCCCGTCTATGTGCCTCTGGCCGCCGATTTGCTGGCCAGCAGCGAGATCGAGGTGGCGACTGTGGTAGGATTCCCCCTGGGCGCCACCCCCACCGCGGTCAAAGTCTTCGAGACCCTGCAGGCTATCCAGGACGGCGCCACCGAGATCGACATGGTGCTGCCCATCGGCCTGCTCAAAGCGGGCCGATACGACAAAGTGGCCCAGGACATCAACACAGTCGCCCAGGCCGCCCACGCCGCCGGGGCCATCGTGAAAGTGATCCTTGAGACCGCTTTGCTCACCGACGAAGAGAAAATCGCCGCCTGCCTGCTGAGCAAACACGCTGGCGCCGATTTCGTCAAAACCTCCACCGGGTTTGGCCCCGGCGGGGCCACGGTGGAGGATATCGTCCTCATGCGCCGGGTCGTCGACCCACATCTGGGGGTCAAAGCGGCGGGGGGCATCCGCACCTTTGCCCAGGCCAAAGCCATGGTGGAGGCCGGGGCCAACCGCCTGGGCGCCAGCGCCGGTGTGCGCCTGGTCGCCGAGGCCCACAAGGTCCTGAACGAATGA
- a CDS encoding NUDIX domain-containing protein: MSAPLCALNALEVGEPLFGTAPHEKAWLFLEHTGPWGARALEESDLPEVVKGRLLRLRRETGARVSFIRRAQDTPPPWRLMLWRADPQGGRCARWALPDLEALLHLPLEDWLRGTRPLPAEALCSNPLYLVCVNARRDACCGRFGPLLYRALQRLRPDAVWMSTHIGGHRFAPNLMVLSHGLAYGRVRSAEDAAAIVQATEQSQVHLGLLGGRLALPRPAQAAEHFLRQRTGARAVDAFRLAWLRESPEHHWEAAFLGPEEQAYRVTLRREKSPLQRPTSCGAPAKPMRFYRLQAIETHPVRRYRAAGGVIVGPEGKVLVLLRPSRREVRLPKGHIEPGEEPWVAARREIAEEAGLSPEDMHPLADLGVKPVGFLYEGALVWRHEHYFLVQWQSGSLIPGETQFLPLWLPWAQAEAALTYPAEKAWLRRAREAYQRLQEEPQG; encoded by the coding sequence ATGTCCGCTCCCCTTTGTGCGCTCAACGCCTTGGAAGTCGGCGAACCCCTCTTCGGTACAGCCCCCCACGAAAAAGCCTGGCTCTTTCTGGAACACACGGGGCCATGGGGTGCCCGCGCCCTCGAAGAAAGCGACCTACCTGAAGTGGTGAAAGGGCGCCTCCTGCGTCTGCGCCGGGAAACCGGCGCACGGGTTTCCTTCATCCGCCGCGCCCAAGATACGCCCCCGCCCTGGCGGCTCATGCTCTGGAGGGCAGACCCGCAGGGCGGCCGCTGCGCCCGCTGGGCGTTGCCCGACCTGGAAGCCCTGCTCCATCTGCCGCTGGAGGATTGGCTGCGGGGTACCCGCCCTCTGCCCGCCGAGGCTTTATGCTCCAACCCCCTCTATCTGGTGTGCGTCAACGCTCGCCGCGACGCCTGCTGTGGACGTTTTGGCCCCCTCCTCTACCGGGCCCTCCAACGCCTCCGGCCCGACGCGGTGTGGATGAGCACCCATATAGGCGGCCATCGCTTTGCGCCCAACCTGATGGTGCTGTCCCACGGCCTGGCCTACGGACGCGTGCGCAGCGCCGAAGACGCCGCGGCCATCGTGCAAGCCACGGAACAAAGCCAGGTTCACCTGGGGCTGCTGGGCGGGCGCCTGGCCCTGCCCAGGCCCGCCCAGGCCGCCGAGCACTTCTTGCGGCAGCGCACCGGCGCGCGGGCCGTGGATGCCTTCCGCCTTGCATGGCTACGCGAATCACCCGAGCACCACTGGGAAGCCGCCTTCCTCGGCCCCGAGGAGCAGGCCTACCGCGTGACCTTGCGCCGGGAGAAAAGCCCCCTTCAGCGCCCCACCTCCTGCGGCGCACCGGCCAAACCCATGCGCTTTTATCGCCTGCAGGCCATCGAAACCCACCCGGTGCGCCGCTACCGCGCCGCCGGGGGCGTGATCGTCGGGCCGGAAGGGAAGGTGCTGGTGCTCTTGCGGCCCTCCCGCCGCGAGGTGCGCCTCCCCAAAGGGCACATTGAGCCGGGCGAGGAGCCCTGGGTCGCCGCCCGGCGCGAGATCGCCGAAGAAGCCGGGCTTTCCCCAGAAGATATGCACCCCCTGGCCGACCTGGGGGTCAAACCGGTAGGCTTTCTCTACGAAGGCGCGCTGGTCTGGCGTCACGAACACTACTTCCTGGTCCAATGGCAGAGCGGCTCCCTCATCCCCGGCGAAACGCAGTTCCTCCCCCTCTGGCTGCCCTGGGCCCAGGCCGAGGCGGCCCTGACCTACCCCGCGGAGAAAGCCTGGCTGCGCCGGGCGCGGGAAGCCTACCAACGCCTGCAGGAGGAACCGCAGGGATGA
- a CDS encoding S9 family peptidase codes for MPAKRRLKAEDLYRFQLIKDLRISPDGQWVVYMMERVDAKQEKKYTNLWLASTDGRRAPQPFTTGDHNDTMPRWSPNGKIIAFISNRHDEKQPQIYLIPLDGGEARQLTRDLKGQFGALEWSPDGKQLLIQFRQTDPEVLEREKDETRKKRGVVDRPITRLHYKLDGAGFLPKERWHLWLVDVRSGKARQLTQGEQYEEWDPAWSPDGQHIVFCSNRQPDPDRDPEAIDLYLIPAQGGEMQRLPAPVGQKSMPRFSPDGRWIAYYGTEGRGAWWRNTGLWVLPAEGDGPAQNLTAPFDLHAAVDVINDLIGAAFTPPPQWSPDGQWLYFPVSRHGRSELRRIHPAGSGMETLIARDGVVGAFDLSADGQHLVYFFGTLTDPGQVWSWNRQTNRHRPLTRLNAWLKRVNLGQTQEVWFTAEDGYRLQGWILTPPDFDPQKRYPTIVEIHGGPITQYGFLMMHEFYYLAAQGYVVAFSNPRGGRGYGETHARAIVGDWGNRDYADLMAFADFVQSQPYVEAERMGVTGGSYGGYMTLWIVGHTHRFRAAVAQRSVSNLVNFWGSSDMNWLTEHLIGIPKPPWEALEDYWRVSPLAYLHQAKTPTLIIHSENDLRCPVDQGEQAYVALKYTGVDTELVLFPEESHGLSRGGRTDRRIARLKHILRWMDRYLKG; via the coding sequence ATGCCCGCCAAACGACGCCTCAAAGCGGAAGACCTTTACCGCTTCCAACTCATCAAAGACTTACGCATCTCCCCCGATGGTCAATGGGTGGTGTATATGATGGAACGGGTGGACGCCAAACAGGAGAAAAAATACACCAACCTGTGGCTGGCGTCCACCGATGGACGGCGTGCGCCCCAACCCTTCACCACCGGCGACCACAACGACACCATGCCCCGCTGGTCCCCCAACGGCAAGATCATCGCCTTCATCTCCAACCGTCACGATGAAAAACAGCCGCAAATCTACCTCATTCCCCTGGACGGCGGCGAAGCGCGTCAACTGACCAGGGACCTGAAAGGGCAGTTCGGCGCCCTGGAATGGTCCCCCGACGGCAAGCAACTGCTTATTCAGTTTCGTCAGACCGACCCCGAGGTGTTGGAGCGGGAAAAGGACGAAACCAGGAAGAAACGGGGGGTGGTGGACCGCCCCATCACCCGACTGCACTACAAACTCGACGGAGCCGGTTTCCTGCCCAAGGAACGCTGGCACCTCTGGCTGGTGGATGTGCGCTCGGGCAAAGCACGGCAACTCACCCAAGGCGAACAGTACGAGGAATGGGACCCGGCCTGGAGCCCCGACGGCCAGCACATTGTCTTCTGCTCCAACCGGCAACCCGACCCCGACCGCGATCCGGAAGCCATCGATCTCTACCTCATCCCCGCCCAGGGTGGGGAAATGCAACGCCTGCCAGCTCCTGTGGGGCAGAAGAGCATGCCGCGCTTTTCGCCCGATGGGCGCTGGATCGCCTACTACGGCACCGAGGGGCGCGGCGCCTGGTGGCGGAACACGGGGCTCTGGGTGCTCCCCGCGGAAGGCGATGGCCCGGCGCAGAACCTCACGGCACCCTTTGACCTCCACGCCGCGGTGGATGTGATCAACGACCTGATCGGCGCCGCCTTCACGCCCCCACCCCAGTGGTCACCCGATGGGCAATGGCTTTATTTTCCCGTCTCTCGCCATGGGCGCAGCGAGTTGCGCCGCATCCATCCCGCCGGCAGCGGCATGGAAACCCTGATCGCCCGCGACGGCGTGGTGGGCGCTTTTGACCTTAGCGCCGACGGCCAGCACTTGGTCTACTTCTTCGGCACGCTGACGGATCCTGGTCAGGTATGGTCGTGGAACCGCCAAACCAACCGGCATCGACCACTCACCCGTCTCAACGCCTGGCTCAAACGGGTGAACCTGGGCCAGACGCAGGAAGTATGGTTCACCGCCGAAGACGGGTACCGCCTCCAGGGGTGGATTTTGACCCCGCCCGACTTCGACCCTCAAAAACGCTACCCCACCATCGTGGAGATTCACGGCGGCCCCATCACCCAGTACGGCTTCCTGATGATGCACGAGTTTTACTATCTGGCCGCCCAGGGATATGTGGTCGCCTTCAGCAACCCCCGGGGAGGCAGAGGGTACGGCGAAACCCATGCCCGGGCTATTGTGGGCGACTGGGGCAACCGCGACTACGCCGACCTGATGGCCTTTGCCGATTTCGTGCAAAGCCAGCCTTATGTGGAAGCCGAACGTATGGGCGTGACCGGGGGCAGTTACGGCGGCTACATGACTTTATGGATCGTGGGGCACACCCACCGCTTCCGCGCGGCCGTGGCGCAACGCTCGGTGAGCAATCTGGTCAACTTTTGGGGCAGCAGCGACATGAACTGGCTGACCGAGCACCTCATCGGGATTCCTAAACCGCCCTGGGAAGCGCTGGAAGACTACTGGCGCGTCTCGCCCCTGGCCTACCTGCATCAGGCCAAGACGCCCACATTGATCATCCACAGCGAAAACGACCTGCGTTGCCCGGTGGACCAGGGCGAACAGGCCTATGTGGCCCTCAAATACACCGGGGTGGACACCGAACTGGTGCTCTTCCCCGAGGAGTCCCACGGCCTCTCACGCGGCGGACGCACCGACCGACGCATCGCGCGCTTGAAACACATCCTCCGGTGGATGGACCGCTATCTGAAGGGGTAG
- a CDS encoding D-tyrosyl-tRNA(Tyr) deacylase encodes MRVLLQRVCWARVTVAGHPIAEIGPGVLLLVGVTHGDGEEQVDYLARKIAHLRIFEDEAGKMNLSLLDVKGAALVVSQFTLYADTRKGRRPAFVAAAPPEVAAPLVEAFARRLQDLGVPVQTGQFGAHMDVELCNDGPVTIWLER; translated from the coding sequence ATGCGCGTGTTACTGCAAAGGGTCTGCTGGGCCCGCGTCACCGTGGCAGGTCATCCCATCGCGGAGATTGGGCCGGGGGTATTGCTTTTGGTCGGGGTCACCCACGGTGACGGGGAGGAACAGGTGGACTACCTGGCCCGGAAGATCGCCCACCTGCGCATTTTCGAAGACGAGGCCGGCAAAATGAACCTCTCCCTTCTGGATGTCAAAGGAGCCGCCCTGGTGGTCTCCCAATTCACCCTCTATGCGGACACCCGCAAAGGCCGCCGTCCCGCTTTCGTCGCTGCCGCCCCGCCAGAGGTAGCCGCCCCCCTAGTCGAGGCCTTTGCCCGTCGGCTGCAGGACCTCGGGGTGCCGGTGCAAACTGGTCAGTTCGGCGCCCACATGGATGTGGAACTCTGCAACGATGGGCCGGTGACCATCTGGTTGGAACGGTAA
- a CDS encoding class II aldolase/adducin family protein, with the protein MTFDSHEWVLRREMIRVAHRLAAQGFFPGTSGNLSARLSTGRVLITPSGIPKSRLQPEELLIVHLDGEVEQGMRGLRPTTETPMHLEVYRQRPEVAAVVHAHPAAAVALTLAEVSLEEPTLPEVLLLLGPVPTTAYATPSSEENRLAIADLIRDHDVLLLARHGSLTVGRSLDEAAQRLEVLEHAAHTLLWAHMLGAVAPLPAEALSKLAAVRQAYLDQAPPKA; encoded by the coding sequence ATGACCTTCGATTCTCACGAATGGGTGTTGCGACGCGAAATGATCCGCGTCGCCCACCGCCTGGCCGCCCAGGGGTTCTTCCCCGGCACTTCGGGTAACCTCTCAGCCCGCCTTTCCACCGGGCGGGTGCTCATCACCCCTTCAGGGATCCCCAAAAGCCGCCTGCAGCCCGAAGAACTGCTCATCGTCCATCTGGACGGGGAAGTGGAACAGGGAATGCGCGGGCTGCGGCCCACCACCGAAACCCCCATGCACCTGGAAGTGTATCGTCAGCGGCCCGAAGTCGCCGCAGTGGTGCACGCCCACCCGGCCGCCGCCGTGGCGCTCACCCTGGCCGAGGTTTCTCTAGAAGAACCGACCCTGCCCGAGGTGCTGCTCCTCTTAGGCCCGGTACCCACCACGGCTTACGCCACGCCTTCCAGCGAAGAGAACCGCCTGGCCATCGCCGACCTCATCCGCGACCACGATGTGCTCCTCCTCGCCCGCCACGGCTCCCTCACCGTGGGTCGCAGCCTGGACGAGGCGGCCCAACGCCTGGAAGTCCTGGAACACGCGGCCCACACGCTGCTCTGGGCCCACATGCTCGGTGCGGTGGCCCCGCTGCCCGCCGAGGCCCTGAGCAAACTGGCGGCCGTTCGGCAGGCCTACCTTGACCAGGCGCCGCCAAAGGCTTGA
- a CDS encoding glycosyltransferase family 2 protein: MLRSEIFLSIVIPAHNEAHRLPGTLDKVLAFLHTQPYAAEVLVVENGSQDDTWAIAQRYARRSPLVRALREEARGKGLAVRRGMLAARGCFRFMADADLSMPIEELPRFLPPQLTDFDIAIASREAPGAVRYHEPAYRHLLGRGFNWMVRLLALPGLQDTQCGFKCFRAEVAEDVFRYQTLMGMSFDVEVLFIARRRGYRIVEVPIPWYFNPDSRVHLVQDSLRMAWDLLTIRWNAWQGRYDPP, encoded by the coding sequence CTGTTGCGTTCTGAGATTTTTCTTTCCATAGTCATCCCTGCGCACAACGAGGCCCATCGCCTGCCCGGTACCTTGGACAAGGTACTGGCTTTTTTACACACCCAACCTTACGCGGCTGAGGTGCTGGTGGTGGAAAACGGCAGCCAGGACGATACCTGGGCCATCGCGCAGCGATACGCCCGGCGCTCTCCGCTTGTCCGTGCGCTGCGAGAAGAGGCACGGGGCAAAGGGTTGGCTGTGCGGCGCGGCATGCTGGCGGCGCGGGGCTGTTTTCGCTTTATGGCCGATGCGGATCTCTCCATGCCTATCGAGGAGTTGCCGCGGTTCCTGCCGCCCCAATTGACGGATTTCGATATCGCCATCGCTTCGCGGGAAGCGCCGGGAGCGGTGCGTTACCACGAGCCGGCTTATCGCCATCTGCTTGGCCGGGGGTTCAACTGGATGGTGCGCTTGCTGGCGCTGCCGGGCTTGCAGGATACGCAATGTGGGTTCAAATGCTTTCGCGCCGAGGTGGCCGAAGATGTGTTTCGCTATCAGACCCTGATGGGCATGTCCTTCGATGTGGAGGTGCTGTTCATCGCCCGGCGGCGGGGGTATCGCATCGTGGAAGTGCCCATCCCGTGGTACTTCAACCCCGATAGCCGGGTTCATCTGGTGCAGGATTCCTTGCGTATGGCGTGGGACCTGTTGACCATCCGCTGGAATGCCTGGCAGGGACGGTATGACCCGCCGTAA
- a CDS encoding ribonuclease HII yields the protein MTRRKPDLRLEGALWQGGLRHVAGVDEAGRGALAGPVAAAVVILPPDIEPDALDGVMDSKQLSSSRRQAAATLVRRIALAWAVGFASAREIDRWGILPATRLAVRRALRQLTVPPEYLLLDHLLLPEVELPQTAMPKGDALVLSIAAASVLAKTSRDALMEALEARYPGYGFAQHKGYGTAAHRAALRRLGPSPIHRRSFRLLAGE from the coding sequence ATGACCCGCCGTAAACCTGATCTTCGTCTGGAGGGGGCTTTGTGGCAGGGGGGACTGCGCCATGTGGCCGGGGTGGACGAGGCCGGGCGTGGCGCCCTGGCCGGGCCGGTGGCGGCGGCGGTGGTGATTTTGCCCCCCGACATCGAGCCAGACGCGCTGGACGGGGTGATGGATTCCAAGCAGTTGTCCTCGTCTCGGCGGCAGGCCGCGGCCACTTTAGTGCGCCGGATCGCCCTCGCCTGGGCGGTCGGGTTTGCTTCGGCCAGGGAGATCGACCGCTGGGGGATTTTGCCTGCCACGCGCCTGGCTGTGCGCCGGGCGTTGCGCCAACTGACCGTGCCCCCCGAGTATCTGTTGCTCGACCATTTGTTGCTCCCCGAAGTCGAACTCCCCCAAACGGCGATGCCCAAGGGCGATGCCCTGGTGCTCAGTATTGCGGCGGCCTCGGTGCTGGCCAAGACCTCCCGCGATGCGCTGATGGAGGCGCTGGAGGCGCGCTATCCGGGTTACGGGTTCGCCCAGCACAAAGGCTATGGCACGGCGGCGCATCGAGCGGCCTTGCGTCGCTTAGGGCCTTCCCCCATTCATCGGCGCTCGTTTCGTTTGCTGGCCGGAGAATGA
- a CDS encoding ribosome biogenesis GTPase Der: MAKARPVVALVGRPNVGKSTLFNRLVGTRLAVVDDTPGTTRDRLIAEAEWTGVVFDVVDTGGIDPTAGQRGKSPLSVGSAAFIEEIRRQAEAAIREADAVIFLVDVESGVTPADREVAAILRQFQQEREGKPWPPVLLAVNKVDSQQRAENLYEFYELGIGDPHPISALHGRGVGDLLDALVAVLPRAPRETEGDEQEEEAPKIAIVGRPNVGKSSLLNRLLGQERVIVSPIPGTTRDPVDTRITYYGKPVILIDTAGIRRRGRIDPGVEKYSVIRTLRAIRRADVAVLLIDAVEGLTAQDAHIAGFVLDAWKPVVLAVNKWDAIKKDTYTMNEYTARIRSELDFLSYAPLLFISAKTGQRVHQVLPTALQVYENSLIRIPTSRLNRIIQDAIAYHPPPSRSGKALKIYFAVQVGVAPPTFVLHVNDPKLIHFTYLRYLENRLREAQDFTGTPLRLLLRKREH, translated from the coding sequence ATGGCAAAAGCGCGACCAGTTGTGGCCCTGGTGGGCCGGCCGAATGTGGGTAAGAGCACCCTATTCAACCGCCTGGTCGGCACCCGTCTGGCCGTGGTGGACGACACGCCGGGCACCACCCGTGACCGGCTGATCGCCGAGGCCGAATGGACCGGCGTGGTCTTCGATGTGGTAGACACCGGGGGCATCGACCCCACCGCCGGGCAGCGGGGCAAATCGCCGCTCTCCGTCGGTTCGGCGGCGTTCATTGAAGAGATTCGCCGACAGGCCGAGGCCGCCATCCGCGAAGCTGACGCCGTGATCTTCCTGGTCGATGTGGAAAGTGGCGTTACCCCGGCCGACCGCGAAGTGGCGGCCATCCTGCGGCAGTTTCAACAAGAGCGCGAGGGGAAGCCCTGGCCACCGGTGCTGTTGGCCGTGAACAAGGTCGACTCCCAGCAACGGGCCGAGAACCTCTACGAGTTTTACGAACTGGGCATCGGCGACCCCCACCCCATTTCGGCCCTCCACGGGCGCGGCGTCGGCGACCTGCTGGACGCCCTGGTGGCCGTGCTTCCCCGCGCCCCACGAGAGACGGAAGGGGACGAACAGGAGGAAGAGGCGCCCAAAATCGCTATCGTGGGACGACCCAATGTGGGCAAATCCAGCCTGCTCAACCGCCTGCTGGGCCAGGAACGCGTCATCGTGAGCCCCATCCCGGGGACCACGCGCGACCCTGTGGACACCCGTATCACCTACTACGGCAAGCCGGTCATTCTCATCGACACGGCGGGGATTCGCCGTCGGGGGCGCATCGACCCGGGGGTGGAGAAATACTCGGTCATCCGCACCCTGCGCGCCATCCGCCGGGCCGATGTCGCCGTCCTGCTCATCGACGCCGTGGAAGGGCTAACCGCGCAGGACGCCCACATCGCCGGCTTTGTGCTCGACGCCTGGAAGCCCGTGGTGCTGGCGGTCAACAAGTGGGACGCCATCAAAAAAGACACCTACACGATGAACGAATACACCGCCCGCATCCGCAGCGAACTGGATTTCCTCAGTTACGCGCCGTTGCTCTTCATTTCGGCGAAGACCGGCCAGCGGGTGCACCAGGTTTTGCCCACCGCCCTTCAGGTCTACGAAAACAGCCTCATCCGCATCCCCACCTCGCGACTGAACCGGATCATCCAGGACGCCATCGCCTATCATCCACCGCCCTCCCGCAGCGGCAAAGCGCTGAAAATCTACTTCGCCGTCCAGGTGGGGGTGGCCCCGCCAACTTTCGTGCTGCATGTCAACGACCCCAAACTGATACACTTCACCTACCTGCGCTATCTGGAGAACCGCCTACGCGAGGCACAGGATTTCACCGGAACCCCCTTGCGCCTGTTGCTGCGTAAACGGGAGCACTGA
- a CDS encoding YgiT-type zinc finger protein, protein MNQESTYPCPRCQAGVLHLRYVTYYTHLGDDLLTVPNFPAWQCDVCGYLEYDPKALNFLHVLLSAPLQHEPVQRRGEASRSPRHPS, encoded by the coding sequence ATGAACCAGGAGTCCACTTATCCCTGTCCCCGCTGCCAGGCCGGGGTGCTGCACCTGCGCTATGTGACCTACTACACCCATCTGGGCGACGACCTGCTCACCGTGCCCAACTTCCCTGCCTGGCAATGCGATGTGTGCGGGTATCTGGAATACGACCCCAAGGCGCTGAACTTTCTGCATGTGTTGCTCTCGGCGCCGCTGCAGCACGAGCCCGTCCAGCGGCGCGGAGAGGCCTCCCGCTCGCCACGCCACCCCTCTTAA
- a CDS encoding L,D-transpeptidase, producing MRLRPLSGFLLLLAFLSLGVPPAAAQSPPISAQGAVLCPPVAPLDRPLNCAPLGAAAYVDQWGAQGVTFPLTPPPAIPIAPDWLSPPPDSLPYYAYVQADKARMYRRTSDGLDTERPAKTYPPGLVYVSYDWVTYSGHQRIYRVAPEANLWMQGKDLLPVTPSAFRGVQLTAPPPRPFGWSVANRVQPRKAPGLGQETWPYLLKRYTLVQVYDQREADELTWYMIGPNLWVEQRWVGLVFPREEPPEGVTTSRWIEINLFEQTLAAYEGNRLVFATLVSTGSPPFWTRPGLFAIYEKHATTDMRGSFMSDRSDYYMLEDVPWTMYFDEARALHGAYWHDVFGYPTSHGCVNLTIADAHWLFEWAQLGDQVYVWDPSGKTPTDPSLYGSGGF from the coding sequence ATGCGTCTCCGTCCCCTGAGTGGGTTCCTCCTACTCCTCGCCTTCCTGAGCCTGGGGGTGCCCCCTGCGGCGGCTCAATCCCCGCCCATCAGCGCCCAGGGGGCCGTCCTTTGCCCTCCGGTGGCGCCCCTGGACCGGCCCCTCAACTGCGCGCCGCTGGGCGCCGCCGCCTATGTGGATCAATGGGGCGCTCAGGGGGTCACCTTCCCGCTGACCCCGCCGCCAGCCATCCCCATTGCGCCGGACTGGCTTTCGCCCCCCCCTGACAGCCTGCCATACTACGCCTATGTGCAGGCCGACAAAGCCCGCATGTATCGGCGGACCAGCGATGGGCTGGATACCGAACGGCCAGCGAAAACCTATCCTCCCGGTCTGGTGTATGTTTCCTACGACTGGGTGACCTACAGCGGGCACCAGCGCATCTACCGCGTGGCCCCCGAGGCCAACTTGTGGATGCAGGGGAAGGACCTGCTCCCCGTGACCCCTTCCGCCTTTCGCGGCGTGCAACTGACCGCCCCGCCACCGCGCCCCTTCGGCTGGAGCGTCGCCAACCGTGTTCAACCTCGCAAAGCCCCGGGGCTGGGTCAGGAAACCTGGCCTTACCTCTTGAAACGCTACACCCTCGTACAGGTGTACGACCAGCGCGAAGCCGATGAGCTGACCTGGTACATGATCGGCCCCAACCTATGGGTGGAACAACGCTGGGTTGGGCTGGTGTTCCCCCGCGAAGAGCCCCCCGAAGGCGTCACCACTTCGCGGTGGATTGAAATCAACCTTTTCGAGCAAACGCTGGCCGCCTACGAGGGCAACCGCCTGGTCTTCGCCACCCTGGTCTCCACCGGCTCGCCCCCCTTCTGGACCCGACCGGGGCTGTTCGCCATTTACGAAAAACACGCCACGACCGACATGCGCGGCTCGTTTATGAGCGACCGCTCCGATTACTACATGCTGGAAGATGTGCCCTGGACCATGTACTTCGACGAAGCCCGGGCCCTCCATGGCGCATACTGGCATGATGTGTTCGGCTACCCCACTTCCCACGGTTGCGTGAACCTCACCATCGCCGACGCCCACTGGCTCTTCGAATGGGCCCAACTCGGCGATCAGGTTTATGTGTGGGACCCCTCGGGAAAGACCCCCACCGATCCGAGCCTCTACGGCTCAGGGGGATTCTGA
- the lepB gene encoding signal peptidase I, with product MAVAPLSPASLDETPLELPEDQTPPPPPARGASCLRLIWEVVETLLLALALYLGLNYLTARVQVHGQSMYPTFKGGEYVLVYRQAYHWGQPHRGDIVVFHPDSMRREDYIKRIIGLPGDTVRIHNGVVYINGHPIEEPYISEPPRYEGQWKVPEGYIFVLGDNRNNSRDSHVMGPVPLSTVVGKAVFVYWPWQSLGKIETPPLMPSSSATGSVR from the coding sequence GTGGCCGTCGCTCCCCTCTCTCCCGCGTCTCTCGACGAAACCCCGCTGGAACTTCCCGAAGACCAAACCCCTCCTCCTCCTCCGGCCCGGGGCGCCTCCTGTCTGCGCCTTATCTGGGAGGTGGTGGAAACCCTCCTCCTGGCGCTGGCTTTATACCTGGGCCTGAATTACCTGACGGCCCGGGTGCAGGTTCACGGCCAGAGCATGTACCCCACCTTCAAGGGCGGGGAATATGTCCTGGTGTACCGCCAGGCCTACCATTGGGGACAACCGCACCGGGGCGACATCGTGGTGTTCCATCCCGACTCCATGCGCCGCGAAGATTACATCAAACGCATCATCGGCCTGCCCGGCGATACGGTGCGCATCCACAACGGGGTGGTTTACATCAACGGGCATCCCATCGAAGAGCCTTACATCAGCGAACCCCCGCGTTACGAAGGCCAGTGGAAAGTCCCCGAGGGGTACATTTTCGTGCTGGGCGATAACCGGAACAACTCGCGCGACTCCCATGTGATGGGCCCCGTGCCTCTCAGCACCGTGGTAGGCAAAGCGGTGTTCGTTTACTGGCCCTGGCAATCTTTGGGTAAAATAGAAACACCCCCTCTGATGCCGTCTTCGAGTGCGACCGGGAGTGTGCGGTGA